From Aspergillus chevalieri M1 DNA, chromosome 4, nearly complete sequence, a single genomic window includes:
- a CDS encoding carboxylic acid transport protein (COG:G;~EggNog:ENOG410PF8Z;~InterPro:IPR020846,IPR005828,IPR036259;~PFAM:PF07690,PF00083;~TransMembrane:10 (i70-88o108-128i140-157o163-185i206-222o228-246i277-295o348-365i377-394o444-466i);~go_component: GO:0016021 - integral component of membrane [Evidence IEA];~go_function: GO:0022857 - transmembrane transporter activity [Evidence IEA];~go_process: GO:0055085 - transmembrane transport [Evidence IEA]) → MSDPSTGNELAEPIPDGVWATAKQSWGDLFKWKQRVIVTNEYGETHAEWQDPEPIVNPISLFMQLSARDWLFFLVGLVAWTADAFDFHALSIQTTKLAEYYERSNTDITTAITLTLLLRSVGAAGFGLAGDQFGRKWPMVVNMIVLGVLQIATIYSHTFQQFLAVRSLFGLFMGGVYGNAIAMALEHCPVNARGLMSGILQQGYSLGYVFAACANLGVGGSTESWKTVFWIAAGISIGVGIVRIFFPESQQFLEAKRSGRKSDPKAFWKEVKEMLRAQWKMCVYCIFLMTWFNYYSHTSQDSYTTFMKDQKEMGNAPASRASILMKTGACVGGTIIGYLSQFFGRRRAIIVSALVSGVLIPAWILPNGERALSATGFFIQFFIQGAWGVIPIHLNELSPPAFRSTFPGLSYQIGNMISSPSAQIVNAIAEATTVKAPSGKLAPAYGPTMGIATAIIAVGIAVTAAFGPEQRGRRFESAVTGVDDSAPRKEIDLEEGIECKETEKETEERIERAEKV, encoded by the exons ATGAGCGATCCCAGCACCGGTAACGAGCTGGCTGAACCTATTCCTGATGGAGTTTGGGCAACGGCAAAACAGTCCTGGGGCGACTTGTTCAAGTGGAAGCAGCGCGTCATCGTGACTAACGAATACGGCGAGACTCACGCGGAGTGGCAGGATCCCGAGCCGATTGTCAACCCAATTAGTCTGTTTATGCAACTGAGCGCTCGTGACTGGCTGTTCTTCCTTGTCGGTCTCGTAGCATGGACGGCGGACGCGTTCGACTTCCATGCCCTATCCATCCAGACTACAAAGTTGGCCGAATACTACGAGCGTAGCAATACCGATATTACGACTGCAATCACGCTCACCTTGCTATTGCGAAGCGTTGGAGCGGCGGGTTTTGGATTGGCTGGTGACCAGTTCGGCCGAAAATGGCCCATGGTGGTTAACATGATTGTGTTGGGCGTGCTGCAAATTGCCACTATCTACAGTCATACCTTCCAGCAGTTCCTTGCAGTACGCAGTTTGTTCGGCCTGTTCATGGGTGGTGTGTATGGAAATGCCATTGCCATGGCCTTGGAGCATTGCCC GGTCAACGCCCGTGGTCTTATGTCGGGAATTCTTCAGCAAGGCTACTCGCTTGGGTATGTATTTGCGGCATGTGCCAACTTGGGTGTGGGTGGTAGTACGGAATCTTGGAAGACAGTCTTTTGGATTGCAG CTGGTATTTCTATCGGGGTGGGTATTGTCCGTATTTTCTTCCCCGAGTCTCAACAGTTCCTTGAAGCAAAAAGGTCTGGAAGGAAATCCGACCCCAAAGCTTTTTGGAAAGAGGTCAAGGAGATGCTACGAGCTCAATGGAAGATGTGCGTTTACTGCATCTTCTTGATGACCTGG TTCAACTACTATTCCCACACCTCTCAGGATTCATATACCACCTTTATGAAGGACCAGAAAGAAATGGGAAATGCGCCAGCATCTCGTGCATCTATCCTCATGAAGACTGGCGCTTGCGTTGGAGGGACCATAATCGGCTACTTATCGCAATTCTTCGGTCGCCGTCGAGCGATTATTGTCTCAGCGTTAGTATCTGGCGTCCTCATCCCAGCATGGATCCTGCCGAACGGCGAGAGAGCTCTGAGCGCAACCGGCTTTTTCATCCAATTCTTTATCCAGGGTGCATGGGGTGTCATTCCGATTCATTTGAATGAACTTTCGCCGCCCGCATTCCGGTCAACGTTCCCTG GTCTCTCATACCAAATCGGAAACATgatctcctctccctctgcACAAATAGTCAACGCTATTGCTGAGGCAACTACCGTCAAAGCGCCGTCTGGAAAATTGGCTCCAGCCTACGGTCCTACGATGGGCATCGCGACCGCAATCATTGCGGTGGGAATCGCGGTTACTGCTGCATTTGGTCCTGAGCAGCGCGGTCGGCGCTTCGAGTCAGCTGTTACCGGTGTGGACGATTCTGCCCCGCGCAAAGAAATTGACTTGGAAGAGGGAATTGAGTGCAAAGAGACTGAGAAGGAAACGGAGGAAAGGATCGAGCGGGCTGAAAAAGTCTGA
- a CDS encoding uncharacterized protein (COG:S;~EggNog:ENOG410PIY1) yields the protein MAPVAIDSPAAPPKAPPKVVGPATKKATRPSTQIPQSMIDEARKVTKESFDPSKHLDYNYKYPKRIYTMEEIGLENQGISPNAASEPFPLFTENAIRQIRAEVFSEESLRDCQYTSTFAKNMIRGMGPARAPFTYTAWSHPEVVARLSEVAGVDLVPHMDTDIAHVNVSFDDGSTTAIQNQNGADDDGTSAFAWHYDSFPFVCVMMLSDCTGMVGGETALRKPNGDVIKIRGPRMGTAMMLQGRYIEHQALKALGGRERISMAACFRPRSPTMKDETVLASVRGISDLELLYTQYTGYRLELLEERIRIMLKEERRRQVAKRPFNLPEIRNFLTEQKEFLESMLEELLEVEN from the exons ATGGCCCCGGTAGCAATTGATTCGCCTGCGGCACCACCAAAGGCACCACCAAAGGTTGTGGGACCTGCGACCAAAAAGGCCACACGTCCAAGTACCCAGATTCCTCAATCTATGATCGACGAGGCACGGAAGGTGACCAAGGAGTCCTTTGACCCTAGCAAGCACCTGGATTACAATTACAAATATCCTAAGCGGATCTACACGATGGAGGAGATTGGTCTTGAGAACCAGGGTATCTCACCGAACGCGGCCTCTGAGCCATTTCCCCTATTCACTGAAAATGCCATCAGGCAGATAAGAGCAGAAGTCTTTAGCGAAGAGTCCCTTAGGGACTGCCAGTACACCTCGACCTTTGCCAAAAATATGATCCGAGGCATGGGCCCTGC ACGGGCTCCGTTTACCTACACTGCTTGGAGTCATCCCGAGGTTGTTGCCAGACTCTCTGAGGTTGCGGGTGTTGACCTCGTCCCTCACATGGACACTGACATCGCACATGTCAACGTCTCATTTGATGATGGGAGCACTACTGCTATACAAAATCAGAATGGcgctgatgatgatggaacgtccgcTTTTGCTTGGCACTATGACAGCTTCCCCTTCGTGTGTGTGATGATGCTCTCGGATTGCACTGGCATGGTTGGCGGAGAGACCGCACTCCGGAAACCCAATGGAGATGTCATCAAGATTCGCGGACCAAGAATG GGAACTGCTATGATGCTGCAAGGACGATACATCGAGCACCAGGCCCTCAAGGCCCTCGGTGGCCGCGAGCGAATCAGCATGGCCGCTTGCTTCCGGCCCAGGTCTCCTACAATGAAGGATGAGACTGTCTTGGCTAGTGTGCGGGGTATTAGTGATCTGGAACTCCTTTACACACAGTACACAGGGTACAGACTGGAGCTGCTTGAGGAGCGTATTAGAATCATGTTGAAAGAAGAACGACGTCGCCAGGTCGCAAAGCGTCCGTTTAATCTTCCTGAAATTAGGAATTTTCTCACCGAGCAGAAGGAGTTCTTGGAGTCTATGCTCGAGGAGCTGCTTGAGGTGGAGAATTAG
- a CDS encoding uncharacterized protein (COG:Q;~EggNog:ENOG410PNKN;~InterPro:IPR008854,IPR029063;~PFAM:PF05724,PF13649,PF13489,PF08241,PF13847;~go_function: GO:0008757 - S-adenosylmethionine-dependent methyltransferase activity [Evidence IEA]), with product MTDPTTQSPEKSWIVSQFEDRAPEAHGAGWSKIWDAGKSDLWDRGQASPALVDIVEKHQRPGELFHPFAADGRRKRVLVPGCGRGYDVVMLALHGFDAYGLDISATGVAAAKAFTSKELQNPSATNFGLNHDNKEFQSRGNVKFLEGNFFASEWENEAGGEFDLVYDYTFLCALHPTMRKDWAARMASLLDKDGLLTCLEFPMYKDRTLPGPPWGLNGVHRNLLGKGGDGIDIDDATGTGKEGDGSFNRILYVQPERTYEAGQGTDMLSVYQRK from the exons ATGACAGATCCAACAACTCAATCCCCAGAGAAAAGCTGGATAGTAAGCCAATTTGAGGATCG GGCTCCGGAAGCGCACGGCGCAGGCTGGTCCAAGATATGGGACGCGGGGAAGTCCGATCTTTGGGATAGAGGACAGGCCTCTCCGGCTCTGGTTGATATAGTTGAGAAGCACCAGAGACCGGGTGAATTGTTCCATCCGTTTGCTGCTGATGGGCGGCGGAAGAGGGTCCTTGTTCCA GGATGCGGACGCGGCTATGATGTTGTCATGCTAGCTCTGCATGGATTCGATGCGTACGGCCTTGACATCTCCGCGACAGGTGTTGCGGCGGCGAAAGCATTTACGTCGAAGGAGTTGCAAAATCCCAGCGCTACTAACTTCGGTCTTAACCATGACAATAAGGAGTTTCAGTCCCGCGGGAATGTAAAGTTTCTAGAGGGCAATTTCTTTGCGTCGGAATGGGAAAATGAAGCCGGTGGGGAGTTTGACCTTGTTTATGATTATACC TTCCTCTGCGCCCTCCACCCCACAATGCGCAAAGACTGGGCTGCCCGGATGGCATCGCTTCTTGACAAGGACGGCCTCCTCACCTGTCTCGAGTTCCCCATGTACAAGGATCGCACACTGCCTGGTCCGCCGTGGGGTTTGAACGGCGTTCATCGCAATTTGCTCGGGAAGGGAGGTGATGGCATCGACATTGATGATGCAACAGGCACTGGAAAGGAAGGCGACGGATCTTTCAACAGGATTCTATATGTACAGCCCGAACGTACATATGAAGCCGGACAGGGGACAGATATGTTGAGTGTGTATCAGCGAAAGTAG
- a CDS encoding Zn(II)2Cys6 transcription factor domain-containing protein (COG:S;~EggNog:ENOG410PYT0;~InterPro:IPR036864,IPR001138;~PFAM:PF00172;~go_function: GO:0000981 - DNA-binding transcription factor activity, RNA polymerase II-specific [Evidence IEA];~go_function: GO:0008270 - zinc ion binding [Evidence IEA];~go_process: GO:0006355 - regulation of transcription, DNA-templated [Evidence IEA]) → MAFSLSHDYLQFLRMPNDPEDYCRLNSPDELPPSLPPPLAPPGPEQGQLMSFSSPCGDTQRLPQSTHQGPGWSDSLEPPASEANVGSDGIAHFHPPGQIADRSSVAPAVNANRSLLPVCDFPKPSIGRRARRQYRSCDPCRLAKRACDLPPGVAIHGNKPPMPCTMCSVRNAECTVAWLASRDGSSRHAQKRPGSSSRSLTTRRTGDSGDANLRQRQNDDGLWVHSASLTPSAEWDLAKGLVARERWSQQLYLYIDIIDMPLAVCLSQRCMPPCYTLGITALAPLTESTVVSPYLDRARSRITTCWDMNVTPWMPTPPTPQLFLAVSVLDALFQHPEDQQKRNLRDEAIAETYKWVAIATATQFTTHKYDCGETGETHSRAKDLAIVTWKRAREMLFQNIGATRSFRLALSLLLFGTILPPTGLEQSSAFAEDAAYAASEGAQRLRTLGVNARLYLQSSYGGADVPLFFSSVVDPRTGRPGSRPVQALPCEEKQNVLELLGAIEWLLCISQSATIVTSRECKGLTCLDIDSVRIDKLPLRGPEQPRNMDEMQTRRHEKELEDAILSRARAQQDTVTGLWQQGVSYDLVDQAVNHSGSIAVLLWRSLALLTLASQRLLTGLASYAEFQRYYIATTTIISSWRLTFGQIDRSTIMNLQWSPAELRRSVLFCATDGELAILVFDELIRELDAQLPGESWLPAEDSIHTDFRYTKMYRQEQRLMSAMHIAYLASTNVGISNPDSQQGCGLKANVRDISAHPQPALVIRAYTLAAKTFADEIQRLVAKVEMKGVPELTNSLYSCLQGLQALEEALVMFPGTVRHGFKAPS, encoded by the exons ATGGCATTTTCTCTCTCGCACGACTACCTGCAATTCCTGCGGATGCCGAATGATCCCGAGGATTACTGCAGGCTGAATTCGCCCGATGAGCTCCCACCTTCGCTTCCGCCTCCCcttgcccctccgggtccggagCAGGGCCAGTTGATGAGTTTCAGTAGCCCTTGTGGAGACACGCAACGGTTACCGCAGTCGACCCATCAAGGCCCAGGATGGTCGGACAGTCTGGAGCCGCCGGCCAGCGAGGCCAATGTTGGTTCTGACGGCATCGCTCATTTTCACCCACCCGGTCAGATTGCTGATCGATCTTCCGTCGCACCGGCCGTCAATGCCAACCGGAGCCTCTTGCCAGTCTGTGACTTCCCGAAACCCAGCATAGGGCGGCGTGCACGTCGCCAATACCGCTCTTGTGACCCCTGTCGCCTGGCAAAAAGGGCATGCGACCTTCCGCCGGGGGTGGCCATACATGGCAACAAGCCTCCAATGCCGTGTACCATGTGCTCCGTGCGCAATGCAGAATGTACCGTGGCGTGGTTGGCCAGCAGGGATGGCTCTTCTCGTCATGCCCAGAAGCGACCAGGAAGCTCTTCTCGCTCTCTGACGACGCGGCGCACAGGGGACAGTGGTGATGCTAACCTCCGTCAAAGGCAGAACGACGATGGACTCTGGGTGCATAGTGCATCATTGACCCCCAGCGCCGAATGGGACCTGGCAAAGGGATTGGTGGCAAGAGAACGATGGTCACAGCAATTGTATCTCTATATTGATATCATTGACATGCCTCTTGCAGTTTGCCTTTCGCAGAGATGCATGCCCCCTTGTTACACTCTAGGAATCACCGCTCTGGCGCCCCTGACCGAGAGTACGGTTGTTTCTCCATACTTGGACCGGGCCCGATCAAGGATCACCACATGCTGGGACATGAATGTGACGCCGTGGATGCCAACGCCCCCAACACCCCAGCTTTTTCTCGCCGTGTCCGTACTCGATGCGCTCTTTCAACACCCGGAAGACCAACAAAAGAGGAATCTCCGAGATGAAGCCATTGCAGAAACGTACAAATGGGTTGCCATTGCCACAGCGACCCAATTCACAACTCACAAATATGATTGTGGAGAGACGGGCGAGACCCATTCGCGAGCCAAAGATCTCGCCATTGTAACATGGAAAAGGGCAAGAGAGATGCTCTTCCAGAACATTGGAGCGACCCGATCGTTTCGCTTGGCGCTGTCACTCCTTCTTTTTGGGACAATATTGCCGCCTACGGGGCTGGAGCAGAGCAGTGCGTTTGCGGAAGACGCCGCTTACGCGGCCAGTGAGGGGGCTCAGCGCCTTCGAACACTCGGTGTTAATGCCCGTCTGTATCTCCAGAGCAGTTACGGAGGAGCAGATGttcctctctttttctctagTGTGGTAGACCCCCGCACTGGCAGGCCAGGATCTCGCCCGGTGCAAGCGCTACCGTGCGAGGAGAAGCAAAACGTTTTAGAATTGCTTGGTGCCATTGAGTGGTTACTTTGTATCTCCCAATCAGCCACCATTGTGACTTCCCGCGAGTGCAAGGGCCTGACGTGTCTCGATATTGACTCTGTCAGAATCGACAAATTACCCTTGCGGGGCCCGGAGCAGCCGCGCAACATGGATGAGATGCAAACCAGGAGGCATGAGAAAGAACTTGAAGATGCCATTCTCTCTCGTGCTCGAGCTCAGCAGGACACGGTAACAGGCCTATGGCAGCAAGGTGTATCGTACGATCTCGTGGATCAAGCTGTCAATCATTCAGGCTCAATCGCCGTGCTCCTGTGGCGGTCACTGGCTCTGCTAACGCTAGCCTCGCAACGGCTGTTGACGGGCCTGGCCAGTTATGCCGAGTTCCAGCGCTACTACATCGCTACGACCACGATCATCAGCTCATGGAGATTGACTTTTGGTCAGATTGACCGTTCCACAATCATGAATCTCCAATGGTCCCCGGCCGAGCTTCGGCGCAGTGTGCTCTTCTGCGCTACCGACGGCGAGCTGGCAATCCTTGTATTTGATGAGCTTATCCGCGAACTTGATGCACAGCTCCCTGGGGAGTCATGGCTGCCAGCCGAAGACAGCATCCACACAGATTTCAGATATACAAAGATGTATCGCCAAGAACAGCGGCTCATGAGCGCAATGCATATCGCCTACCTAGCATCGACAAACGTTGGAATCTCGAACCCGGACTCCCAACAGGGATGTGGTTTGAAGGCAAACGTGCGAGACATTAGTGCCCATCCG CAACCGGCCCTTGTCATAAGAGCCTATACGCTTGCTGCCAAGACATTTGCAGACGAAATTCAGCGCTTGGTCGCCAAAGTGGAGATGAAAGGCGTGCCCGAGCTGACGAATAGCCTTTATAGCTGCCTACAAGGACTCCAAGCGCTGGAAGAGGCTCTTGTTATGTTTCCGGGCACAGTCCGTCATGGTTTCAAAGCACCTTCGTAA
- a CDS encoding uncharacterized protein (COG:G;~EggNog:ENOG410PG1N;~InterPro:IPR036026,IPR012341,IPR001382;~go_component: GO:0016020 - membrane [Evidence IEA];~go_function: GO:0004571 - mannosyl-oligosaccharide 1,2-alpha-mannosidase activity [Evidence IEA];~go_function: GO:0005509 - calcium ion binding [Evidence IEA];~go_process: GO:0005975 - carbohydrate metabolic process [Evidence IEA]), translating to MYRITGDKSLQDAVWCMFSSIEKLSRTKLGHAVINDVRDKNSDESDFMESFWLAETLNNYDHFIAVCGVTLPELARSVQYSADLHYFHQRWLAITRGAVVCFVDNYGVTSFFPSSCQLSSSIAT from the coding sequence ATGTACCGCATAACAGGCGACAAATCCCTCCAAGATGCCGTCTGGTGCATGTTCTCCAGCATCGAGAAACTCTCCCGCACCAAACTCGGCCACGCAGTCATCAACGATGTTCGGGACAAGAATTCCGACGAGTCGGACTTCATGGAGAGTTTCTGGCTTGCGGAGACATTGAATAACTATGATCATTTCATCGCCGTGTGTGGTGTAACCCTTCCGGAGCTCGCTAGATCGGTTCAATATTCAGCCGATCTTCACTACTTTCATCAACGTTGGCTGGCTATCACGCGAGGTGcagttgtttgctttgttgataactacggcgttacctccttttttccttcctcatgccaattatcctcgtcgatagctacctag
- a CDS encoding saccharopine dehydrogenase family protein (COG:E;~EggNog:ENOG410Q21Y;~InterPro:IPR036291,IPR005097;~PFAM:PF03435;~go_function: GO:0016491 - oxidoreductase activity [Evidence IEA];~go_process: GO:0055114 - oxidation-reduction process [Evidence IEA]), which yields MAFFKTAKPVVFIGAAGEMCRVAVERFAAASDAPLVLADINLSVLESLAASLPARALTKELDLFDRAALNDVVQGAALVVLGAGPYMRTSEPVLSACLDAKVPYLDFDDDVQSTQAALGLQERARKAGVPCYIGCGASPGMSNVMVMDAVRELDNVGTIDICWLVGDERGGTGRAVLEHLMHIAAGPCLTWADGRPTVNETWVETIYAPMLEGDGELLLHETAHPEPVTLPRLFPQAHRIRCAGALAPAPFNGIARGLGQAVRRNLLSMKEVVDFLFTLTNEEPSAFGWGNGFAELSATFKGGDITLNELFQLIRHLSHSISPWRFALYGIIETIWTGECTTGEVLSFLVNLVQGKRVENKGGLLVRAVGLRNGHPATVTKRTAKSGDKAFLSRTMGTLTGTATAAFMLLALDDGLTRSGVYSPEDWAVPDKFYHALERLGTPSDELVVAV from the coding sequence ATGGCATTTTTCAAGACCGCAAAGCCCGTCGTCTTTATCGGCGCCGCCGGCGAGATGTGTCGAGTGGCCGTCGAGCGCTTTGCGGCCGCGAGCGACGCTCCCCTCGTTCTGGCTGATATCAACCTGTCCGTCCTGGAGTCTCTGGCGGCCAGTCTCCCAGCACGAGCATTGACAAAGGAATTGGATTTATTCGATCGCGCCGCGCTGAATGACGTGGTCCAAGGTGCCGCCCTGGTGGTGTTGGGCGCCGGTCCCTATATGCGTACTTCTGAGCCCGTGCTGAGTGCCTGCCTTGACGCCAAGGTGCCGTACCTTGACTTCGACGATGATGTGCAGAGCACCCAGGCGGCGTTGGGACTCCAGGAGCGTGCGAGGAAGGCGGGCGTACCATGTTATATTGGTTGCGGTGCATCCCCCGGTATGTCTAACGTGATGGTGATGGACGCAGTTCGGGAATTGGATAACGTGGGGACTATCGACATCTGCTGGCTGGTTGGGGACGAGCGCGGCGGGACAGGAAGGGCCGTCTTGGAGCATCTAATGCATATTGCCGCTGGCCCATGTCTCACCTGGGCCGACGGAAGACCGACAGTCAATGAAACCTGGGTTGAGACCATTTACGCGCCTATGCTGGAGGGCGATGGCGAGCTGCTTCTTCATGAGACCGCTCATCCGGAACCAGTTACCCTCCCCCGTCTCTTCCCTCAAGCGCATCGCATCCGCTGCGCCGGTGCCTTGGCCCCTGCCCCTTTCAATGGTATCGCCCGCGGGCTCGGCCAGGCCGTCCGCCGCAATCTACTTTCAATGAAGGAGGTGGTTGATTTCCTGTTTACTCTGACCAATGAGGAGCCGTCGGCATTTGGATGGGGCAATGGATTCGCAGAGTTGTCAGCAACATTCAAGGGCGGAGACATTACCCTAAACGAGCTCTTCCAGTTGATCAGACACCTGAGCCATTCGATCAGTCCGTGGCGGTTCGCGCTCTATGGAATTATTGAGACAATCTGGACTGGAGAGTGCACGACGGGCGAGGTCCTGAGCTTCCTGGTGAACTTGGTCCAAGGTAAAAGGGTGGAAAACAAAGGCGGATTGCTCGTCCGCGCTGTAGGTCTTCGCAACGGCCATCCAGCCACTGTGACGAAGCGGACGGCTAAGTCAGGCGACAAAGCGTTCCTGTCGCGGACCATGGGCACATTGACGGGGACGGCGACCGCCGCTTTCATGCTGCTTGCCCTTGATGACGGTCTCACTCGCAGCGGTGTGTATTCGCCCGAGGACTGGGCTGTACCCGATAAATTCTACCACGCATTGGAACGTCTCGGCACTCCGAGTGATGAACTGGTGGTGGCAGTTTAG
- a CDS encoding flavin monoamine oxidase family protein (COG:Q;~EggNog:ENOG410Q18S;~InterPro:IPR001613,IPR036188,IPR002937;~PFAM:PF01266,PF13450,PF01593;~go_function: GO:0016491 - oxidoreductase activity [Evidence IEA];~go_process: GO:0055114 - oxidation-reduction process [Evidence IEA]), whose product MSADPRTRANGQTSSIRFGFSHRQLRLPLYMYEPGTASGHHPYTAPIQCNHRFHPNNLMAPKFDVTVIGAGMAGLVAARELTQKGYSVMLLEARDRVGGRTYRQRGFGGELELGGAYIHWTQPNIWYEVQRHGLTVQAPMEDGKAYWLADGKVHSGSSKDFYGAVGPLLARLFGDARARFPLPMDPTALHQSDIEKESIEDRINSLNLSLYERDLLEGALSGVVHSYKEQGIAQLLHAVATSFGDFQAFFETAGNWAIHGGTKKLAHAILAESTAELRLSTPVSALEDDGFGVTITTRAGEKIQARAAILAIPLNTLSDVKIIPELTPAARTIIDRKNPVLAHKIWIRVKGEIEPFSIISPAGKSPINAARTEKRHDGDTLVLCMCSDAASINPNDCAAVQAALRKFLPDIEVVDTACHDWVADEFSKGGWMMHRPGTFTGSASEIRKAHGNIRFAGSDLSATAPGSIEGALASGAIAARDLSKSLTKGPR is encoded by the coding sequence ATGTCCGCGGATCCGCGGACCCGCGCGAATGGACAAACTAGTTCGATTCGCTTCGGCTTTAGCCACAGGCAGCTGCGACTGCCCTTATATATGTATGAGCCAGGCACCGCCTCTGGGCATCACCCTTATACGGCTCCTATTCAGTGTAATCATCGATTCCATCCAAATAATCTAATGGCGCCAAAATTCGACGTGACTGTAATTGGAGCTGGCATGGCCGGACTTGTCGCTGCCCGAGAGCTCACCCAGAAGGGCTATTCGGTCATGCTACTGGAAGCGCGCGATCGAGTGGGTGGACGAACCTACCGACAGAGGGGCTTCGGGGGAGAATTGGAACTCGGAGGGGCCTACATTCATTGGACGCAGCCGAACATCTGGTACGAGGTGCAGCGCCACGGATTAACAGTACAGGCCCCCATGGAGGACGGGAAAGCCTACTGGTTGGCCGATGGTAAGGTACACAGCGGCTCCAGCAAAGACTTCTATGGCGCCGTGGGCCCCCTGCTGGCCCGACTGTTTGGCGATGCCCGCGCTCGCTTCCCTCTCCCAATGGATCCCACGGCTCTCCACCAATCAGACATCGAGAAGGAGTCGATCGAGGATCGTATTAACTCGCTGAATCTCTCTCTCTACGAGCGCGACCTGCTGGAGGGGGCTCTGTCGGGCGTCGTCCATTCCTATAAAGAGCAAGGGATTGCTCAGCTGCTACACGCGGTGGCAACCTCGTTCGGCGACTTTCAAGCTTTTTTTGAGACGGCCGGCAACTGGGCCATCCACGGAGGCACAAAGAAATTGGCCCACGCGATCCTTGCCGAGTCCACCGCCGAGCTTCGTCTTTCCACCCCCGTGAGCGCCTTAGAGGATGATGGATTTGGGGTCACCATCACCACGCGCGCAGGAGAGAAGATCCAAGCCCGCGCCGCTATCCTGGCGATTCCCCTCAACACGCTGAGCGACGTGAAGATCATCCCAGAGCTTACCCCCGCAGCACGCACCATCATTGACCGGAAGAACCCAGTGCTGGCGCACAAGATCTGGATCAGGGTCAAGGGGGAAATCGAACCATTTTCGATCATATCTCCCGCCGGCAAGTCGCCGATTAACGCGGCCCGGACTGAGAAACGGCATGATGGCGACACCCTGGTCCTGTGCATGTGCTCCGACGCGGCCTCCATAAATCCGAACGACTGTGCCGCCGTCCAGGCGGCATTGCGCAAATTTCTTCCCGACATCGAGGTGGTTGATACCGCCTGCCATGACTGGGTGGCGGATGAGTTCTCCAAGGGAGGCTGGATGATGCACCGACCAGGAACCTTCACGGGGAGTGCTTCAGAGATCCGTAAGGCCCACGGCAACATTCGATTTGCCGGCAGCGACCTGTCGGCCACCGCGCCCGGGTCAATCGAGGGTGCCTTGGCCAGTGGTGCCATCGCCGCTCGGGATTTATCGAAATCATTGACCAAAGGACCTCGATAG
- a CDS encoding uncharacterized protein (TransMembrane:1 (o6-30i)) — MGLVKVLLKAILIPLALFALIVGIAIYMFIRHRNRKKEDKALESSNYGFQPPPITQWGTGPQPSSPFVPVQKPEAVVYPMQYPAPQYSVDAGRQTNNSADKNKVVGQAKWQDALCVAA; from the exons ATGGGCCTCGTAAAAGTCCTCCTCAAAGCAATCCTCATTCCCCTCGCCCTATTCGCCCTCATCGTTGGTATCGCCATCTACATGTTCATCCGCCATCGCAACCGCAAAAAGGAAGACAAAGCGCTCGAGAGTTCCAATTACGGATTCCAACCACCCCCGATCACACAATGGGGAACTGGGCCGCAGCCGTCGTCGCCGTTCGTTCCGGTTCAGAAACCGGAGGCTGTGGTTTATCCGATGCAGTATCCGGCGCCACAGTATTCGGTTGATGCGGGGAGGCAG ACCAATAATAGCGCAGACAAAAATAAGGTTGTGGGTCAGGCAAAATGGCAGGACGCCTTGTGCGTCGCTGCCTGA